The Parambassis ranga chromosome 19, fParRan2.1, whole genome shotgun sequence genome contains a region encoding:
- the pus7 gene encoding pseudouridylate synthase 7 homolog, whose product MAESEPVPVLVAVGEKRLCPDEKEEDTPSKKQKVENDHDNGGPPHQDEEEEAEGEEASDGEEDGETFADMMKHGLTEQDVGILKYVSDHEGFSGILKERYSDFVVHEINKQGKVVHLDDLSIPPEAEETPEAVQQPKECDILTEEQKQQLAELQLFKNKEGNVSIEVLDDTKEKRTLVHKAIKTQFAGLETKTEEKEGRRFIVAYHAAGKKALAAPRKHFWPKNRGSFCHFVLYKENKDTMDAINVLSKFLRLRPNMFSYMGTKDKRAITVQEIAVHKITAERLAHLNKCLINLKLGNFNYKSHPLKLGELQGNHFTVVIRNISGTDEQVHQAMTSLGQTGFINYYGMQRFGTTAVPTQHVGRAILKNDWNEVVDLILKPRPGAEKEFLVRCREEWAKSQDPEAALKKLPNKRCVEGQLLRGLSMYGKKNIVTAFGLIPRNNRLMYIHSYQSMVWNTMVSRRLEAFGLKAVEGDLVLRGTAAHVLSAEEAESHTIHDIVMPLPGYDVIYPSHHIGKGYRELLSADKLDIDNMRHKVKDYSLAGAYRRVIIRPSDVSWEVIQYDDPRISLVHTDFEKLENKPGPVFNKEGKYRALRMEFSLPSSTYATMAIREVLKLDTSIKKQTQLNTTWFN is encoded by the exons ATGGCCGAATCAGAGCCTGTGCCTGTCCTCGTCGCAGTCGGAGAGAAGAGACTCTGTCCagatgaaaaagaggaagacacACCATCTAAGAAACAAAAAGTTGAGAATGACCATGATAATGGGGGACCTCCTCaccaggatgaggaggaagaggctgaaggagaggaagctagtgatggagaggaggatgggGAGACCTTTGCTGACATGATGAAGCATGGTCTTACTGAGCAAGATGTGGGTATCCTGAAGTATGTCAGTGACCACGAGGGCTTCTCAGGAATCCTGAAGGAAAG ATACTCAGATTTTGTGGTGCATGAAATCAATAAACAGGGAAAGGTAGTGCATTTAGATGACCTCTCCATCCCACCAGAGGCTGAG GAAACCCCAGAGGCTGTTCAACAGCCAAAGGAATGTGACATACTAACTGaagagcagaaacagcagctggccGAGCTGCAGCTCTTCAAGAATAAAGAGGGAAATGTCTCCATTGAG GTGCTGGATGATACAAAGGAGAAACGGACTCTGGTCCACAAAGCCATCAAGACTCAGTTTGCTGGATTGGAAACGAAGACGGAAGAAAAGGAAGGACGGAGGTTTATAGTGGCCTACCACGCTGCTGGGAAGAAGGCTTTAGCAG CTCCCAGAAAACACTTTTGGCCCAAAAACCGTGGCAGTTTCtgccactttgtcctgtacaaGGAGAACAAAGACACCATGGATGCCATCAATGTTCTGTCAAAGTTCCTCAG GCTTAGACCCAACATGTTCTCCTACATGGGAACCAAGGACAAGAGGGCCATCACTGTGCAGGAGATAGCAGTGCACAA GATCACAGCAGAGCGGTTGGCCCACCTCAACAAGTGCCTCATAAACCTTAAACTTGGCAACTTCAACTACAAAAGCCACCCTCTGAAGCTGGGGGAGCTGCAAGGAAACCACTTCACCGTGGTCATCAG GAACATCTCAGGAACAGACGAGCAAGTCCACCAGGCCATGACGTCACTCGGGCAGACGGGCTTCATCAACTATTATGGCATGCAGCGCTTTGGCACCACAGCTGTGCCCACACAGCATGTGGGCAG AGCTATTCTGAAAAACGACTGGAATGAGGTGGTGGACTTGATTCTGAAACCGCGTCCTGGAG cagagaaagagtTTCTGGTCCGCTGCagggaggaatgggccaaaagtCAGGATCCAGAGGCGGCACTGAAAAAGCTGCCCAACAAGCGCTGTGTGGAAGGACAGCTGCTCAGAGGCCTGTCTATGTATGGCAAGAAAAACATCGTCACTGCCTTTGGACTG ATTCCCCGTAACAACCGGCTGATGTACATCCACAGCTACCAGAGCATGGTGTGGAACACCATGGTGAGCCGCAGGCTCGAAGCCTTCGGGCTGAAGGCTGTGGAGGGGGACCTGGTGCTCAGAGGAA ctgctgcacatgtgctgtctgcagaggaggctgagaGTCACACCATCCACGACATTGTGATGCCCCTCCCTGGGTATGACGTCATCTACCCCTCTCACCACA TTGGTAAAGGAtacagagagctgctgtcagcagaCAAGCTGGACATCGACAACATGAGACACAAAGTGAAGGACTACTCTCTGGCTGGAGCCTACAGACGCGTCATCATCAGACCCAGTGATGTCAGCTG GGAGGTGATACAGTACGACGACCCCAGGATCTCTCTGGTGCACACCGACTTTGAGAAACTAGAGAACAAACCTGGCCCAGTCTTCAACAAAG AGGGGAAGTACCGGGCTCTGCGGATGGAGTTCTCCCTGCCGTCCTCAACCTACGCTACCATGGCGATCAGAGAGGTCCTCAAGCTGGACACAAGCATCAAGAAACAGACGCAGCTCAACACCACCTGGTTCAACTAA